The following proteins are encoded in a genomic region of Opitutaceae bacterium:
- a CDS encoding UbiA family prenyltransferase, with translation MSKQGIKVVICDLDKTLCVHDTFILALLCLMRRSPWELTKAFFLSFRGWSTFKNKVFADARLEPDQLVWNESVLSRVKTCRETGVSVVLLTASPNPLAVKVAQHIGLFDLAVGSERENLKGSRKLNWIRAHYGDLPFEYIGDSRADGPIWNAASSVVYVGHSPEIARGYVSEGAGFEHLAPNYGRPSLNAWLAALRWKQWAKNLLVFVPLVTSHSFSAPAFAGAGLAFALFSICASLGYVLNDLLDIISDSQHPRKRKRPFASGQLEPLSGLLLFAILGVTAAAGLSLLPATSATAVVIYTVTSFLYSLFLKRIATLDLFILAGFYLVRIIAAAGTIGVELSHWLLAFSTFAFLSLASLKRSTELLRIRQAKGKINESRGYTLEHLETTRIFGIGSALISSLVFCLYLDSSTVRGLYLQPEWLWFNLPIYLFWFARLWNLQPTMPTIEDPFSFILKDWVSYVCGGLMIWLFALSV, from the coding sequence GACTTGGACAAGACGCTCTGCGTCCACGATACATTCATCTTGGCACTCCTGTGTCTGATGCGACGGTCTCCTTGGGAGCTGACGAAAGCATTTTTCCTATCGTTTCGAGGCTGGTCCACCTTCAAAAACAAAGTCTTTGCAGATGCCAGATTGGAGCCTGATCAATTAGTGTGGAATGAATCCGTGCTGTCCCGCGTAAAAACCTGTCGCGAAACGGGTGTTTCGGTTGTGCTCTTGACTGCGAGTCCAAACCCACTGGCCGTTAAGGTTGCTCAACATATAGGATTATTCGATCTAGCGGTGGGGTCGGAGCGAGAGAACCTTAAGGGCAGCCGAAAGCTCAACTGGATCCGAGCACACTACGGGGACTTGCCCTTCGAATATATTGGCGACAGCCGGGCGGACGGCCCGATCTGGAATGCAGCCTCCTCTGTGGTTTACGTGGGTCATAGCCCTGAAATCGCCCGAGGGTACGTGTCTGAAGGCGCGGGATTTGAGCATCTCGCCCCGAACTACGGACGTCCTTCGCTGAACGCTTGGTTGGCCGCCTTACGCTGGAAGCAGTGGGCCAAGAATCTATTAGTCTTTGTGCCTTTAGTTACCTCACATTCGTTCAGCGCGCCGGCTTTTGCTGGTGCTGGACTGGCTTTCGCTCTGTTCTCCATCTGCGCCTCGCTTGGATATGTGCTCAACGACCTACTGGATATCATCAGTGACAGCCAACACCCTCGAAAGCGGAAACGGCCGTTTGCATCTGGACAACTTGAACCGCTATCGGGGTTGCTTCTGTTTGCCATTCTCGGGGTAACTGCTGCTGCGGGATTATCTCTGCTACCGGCGACGAGCGCCACCGCAGTTGTGATTTATACAGTTACCAGTTTCCTATACTCTCTTTTCTTAAAGCGTATCGCGACGCTCGATCTTTTCATACTAGCTGGATTTTACTTGGTCCGAATCATCGCCGCGGCGGGTACGATCGGTGTAGAATTGTCCCACTGGTTGCTGGCATTTTCCACCTTCGCTTTTCTGAGCCTAGCTAGCCTCAAGCGATCAACCGAGTTACTGCGAATCCGGCAAGCGAAAGGAAAGATTAATGAAAGCCGCGGGTATACTCTCGAACATTTGGAAACCACCCGCATCTTCGGCATCGGCTCCGCTTTGATCAGCAGCTTAGTCTTTTGCCTTTACCTCGATAGCTCCACAGTTCGAGGACTCTACTTGCAACCGGAGTGGCTTTGGTTCAATCTCCCGATCTACTTGTTTTGGTTTGCGCGACTATGGAACCTTCAGCCGACAATGCCTACGATTGAAGATCCGTTTTCATTCATTCTGAAAGACTGGGTGAGTTACGTTTGCGGTGGGCTCATGATTTGGCTTTTCGCGTTGAGCGTTTAG